The Cellulophaga sp. L1A9 genome window below encodes:
- a CDS encoding sugar phosphate isomerase/epimerase, whose amino-acid sequence MKTIKGPAVFLAQFVDSKAPFNSLDGMCKWAADLGYKGIQIPTWVDFLIDLDKAAESQTYCDELKGKVNSYGLEITELSTHLQGQLVAVNPAYDLMFDNFAPDKVKNNPKARTEWAIETVKKAASASRRLGLNTHATFSGALLWHTMHPWPQRPAGLVEMGFEELAKRWTPILNHFDEQGVDVCYEIHPGEDLHDGDTFERFLKATNNHKRVNILYDPSHFVLQQLDYIAYIDHYHEFIKSFHVKDSEFNPTGKKGAFGGYNDWGDRAGRYRSLGDGQIDFKTIFSKLTQYGCDVWAVMEWECCIKSPEQGAREGVKFIQDHIIEATEKTFDDFAGAKIDKEVLKKILGI is encoded by the coding sequence ATGAAAACAATAAAAGGACCTGCAGTTTTTTTAGCACAATTTGTAGATAGTAAAGCGCCATTTAATTCTTTAGACGGAATGTGTAAATGGGCGGCTGATTTAGGATATAAAGGAATTCAAATTCCGACTTGGGTAGATTTTTTAATAGATCTAGATAAGGCTGCTGAAAGCCAAACTTACTGTGATGAACTTAAAGGGAAAGTTAATTCGTACGGATTAGAGATTACAGAACTTTCAACCCATTTACAAGGGCAATTGGTTGCTGTGAATCCGGCTTATGATTTAATGTTTGATAATTTTGCGCCAGACAAAGTAAAAAATAATCCGAAAGCACGTACGGAATGGGCTATAGAAACGGTAAAAAAAGCAGCATCAGCTAGTAGACGATTAGGTTTAAATACGCATGCAACTTTTTCTGGAGCGCTACTTTGGCATACGATGCACCCATGGCCACAGCGACCTGCTGGTTTGGTTGAGATGGGTTTTGAAGAGTTAGCAAAACGTTGGACGCCAATTTTAAATCATTTTGATGAGCAAGGCGTTGATGTGTGTTATGAAATTCATCCAGGTGAAGATTTACATGATGGCGATACTTTTGAACGTTTTTTAAAAGCAACAAATAATCATAAGCGTGTAAATATCCTTTATGATCCGAGTCATTTTGTTTTACAACAGTTAGATTATATCGCTTACATAGATCATTACCATGAATTTATTAAATCATTCCACGTAAAAGATTCTGAGTTTAATCCAACCGGAAAAAAAGGTGCTTTCGGAGGGTATAATGATTGGGGAGATAGAGCAGGGCGTTATAGATCTTTAGGTGATGGACAAATTGATTTTAAGACTATCTTTTCTAAACTAACACAATACGGCTGTGATGTTTGGGCAGTTATGGAATGGGAATGTTGTATAAAAAGTCCGGAACAAGGCGCAAGAGAAGGGGTTAAATTTATTCAAGATCATATTATTGAAGCGACCGAAAAAACATTTGATGACTTTGCGGGAGCAAAGATTGATAAAGAGGTTTTAAAGAAAATTTTAGGAATTTAA
- a CDS encoding DUF1080 domain-containing protein, which yields MNKIVIVAILTFFISCKEEAKKTPDSEEETTENPISKERELADEWIVLFDGTDFQQWKEYAKEGVSNHWKIEDGAMVFYPPEEREAGEAYNLVTKDEFTDFVLSLEWKITEAGNSGIFWGVKEDSTLTEAYQTGPEIQVLDNTKHPDAKAGTTHQAGALYDMIAPSKDVTKPVGEWNTCEVTINHRTNTGIVMLNGITVVEFPVNDPEWSEMVAKSKFADWEHFGKYPTGKIGLQDHGDGVSYRNIKIKEL from the coding sequence ATGAATAAAATTGTAATAGTTGCCATTTTAACTTTTTTTATTAGTTGCAAAGAAGAGGCGAAAAAAACGCCTGATTCTGAAGAGGAGACAACAGAAAATCCAATTTCAAAAGAAAGGGAGCTTGCCGATGAATGGATTGTTCTTTTTGATGGTACTGATTTTCAGCAATGGAAAGAATACGCGAAGGAGGGGGTTTCTAATCATTGGAAAATTGAAGATGGTGCCATGGTATTTTATCCTCCTGAGGAAAGGGAGGCTGGTGAGGCCTATAATTTAGTAACAAAAGATGAGTTTACAGATTTTGTTTTATCCTTAGAATGGAAAATAACTGAAGCAGGTAATAGCGGTATTTTCTGGGGTGTAAAAGAAGACTCAACTCTTACGGAAGCCTACCAAACTGGCCCTGAAATACAAGTTTTAGATAACACCAAACATCCCGATGCTAAAGCAGGAACTACACATCAGGCGGGTGCGTTGTACGATATGATTGCACCTTCTAAAGATGTTACAAAGCCAGTAGGAGAATGGAATACCTGTGAAGTCACTATTAATCATAGGACCAATACCGGCATTGTGATGCTTAATGGCATTACAGTTGTAGAATTTCCTGTGAATGATCCGGAGTGGAGTGAAATGGTTGCAAAATCGAAATTTGCAGATTGGGAACATTTCGGGAAGTATCCTACGGGTAAAATTGGCTTGCAAGATCATGGTGATGGCGTGTCTTATCGAAATATTAAGATTAAAGAACTTTAA
- a CDS encoding DUF1080 domain-containing protein, whose translation MKYFYIIMLFASFSCKAQTREVKKTEDSAVITYNEYTGEEPTKPEQTEFYAPVPPVVKPAQNDGVPSDAIVLFNNNSLNEWVSVKNENKPADWIINADRSFTVKNKAGDIRTVQEFGDIQLHLEWKSPAAIKGGNQSRANSGVFLQGRYEVQILDNNDNDTYVNGQVASIYKQHVPLAKASVPSGEWNTYDIIYHAPEFNKKGQKTTAATITVLHNGILVQDHVEIKGTTPYIGWPKNEAHGKAPIVLQDHGDDSGVSFRNIWVRELK comes from the coding sequence ATGAAATATTTTTATATAATTATGTTATTTGCTTCTTTTTCATGTAAAGCACAAACTAGAGAAGTTAAAAAAACAGAAGATAGTGCTGTGATTACCTATAATGAATATACTGGGGAGGAACCAACTAAACCTGAACAGACAGAGTTTTATGCTCCCGTTCCTCCGGTAGTAAAACCAGCACAAAATGATGGTGTGCCAAGTGATGCTATTGTATTGTTTAATAATAATAGCCTTAATGAATGGGTTAGTGTTAAAAACGAGAATAAACCGGCAGATTGGATTATTAATGCAGATCGCAGTTTTACAGTAAAAAATAAGGCTGGAGATATTAGGACGGTTCAAGAGTTTGGAGATATACAGTTGCATTTAGAATGGAAATCTCCTGCAGCTATTAAAGGAGGGAACCAAAGTAGAGCTAATAGTGGTGTTTTTCTTCAAGGGCGCTATGAAGTTCAAATCTTAGATAATAATGATAATGACACCTATGTTAATGGTCAAGTAGCTTCAATTTACAAGCAACACGTTCCCTTAGCTAAAGCATCTGTGCCTAGTGGAGAATGGAATACATATGATATTATTTATCATGCGCCAGAGTTTAATAAAAAAGGGCAGAAGACTACTGCCGCAACTATTACGGTTTTACATAACGGTATCTTAGTGCAGGATCATGTTGAGATAAAAGGGACTACTCCTTATATTGGTTGGCCAAAAAATGAAGCACATGGTAAAGCGCCTATTGTTCTTCAGGATCATGGAGATGATAGCGGTGTCAGCTTTAGAAATATATGGGTAAGAGAGTTAAAGTAG
- a CDS encoding YicC/YloC family endoribonuclease, whose amino-acid sequence MIQSMTGFGKHVIQLPSKKITIEIKSLNSKSLDLNARIPSSYKEKELQLRKTIATALVRGKIDFSLYLENTGDETSSVINEVVVRQYMKQLRAIATVEDAHLLEMAIRMPDAMKTEREDIDAKEFVAIEEALVVALQEINTFRSEEGQVLDDDFVNRITTIKSLLTEVEKLDIDRLGTIRERLEKAVADLSVNLDANRFEQELIYYLEKYDITEEKVRLNNHLDYFLTTLKSVDSNGRKLGFICQEIGREVNTIGSKANFAPLQQVVVQMKDELEKIKEQMLNVL is encoded by the coding sequence ATGATTCAGTCTATGACGGGTTTTGGGAAGCATGTGATACAACTTCCTAGTAAAAAAATAACCATCGAAATTAAATCTTTAAACAGTAAGAGTTTAGATTTAAATGCGAGAATACCATCTTCTTATAAAGAAAAAGAACTACAATTAAGAAAAACAATAGCTACAGCTTTAGTTAGAGGTAAAATTGATTTTAGCTTGTATTTAGAAAATACGGGAGATGAAACTTCGTCAGTAATTAATGAAGTTGTTGTACGGCAATATATGAAGCAACTTAGGGCGATTGCTACTGTTGAAGATGCTCATTTGTTAGAAATGGCGATTAGAATGCCTGATGCGATGAAGACGGAGCGTGAAGATATAGATGCTAAAGAATTTGTGGCTATAGAAGAAGCTTTAGTGGTTGCATTGCAAGAAATCAATACATTTAGATCGGAAGAAGGTCAGGTTTTAGATGATGATTTTGTAAACAGAATCACTACGATTAAAAGTTTACTTACCGAAGTAGAAAAATTAGATATCGATCGTTTGGGAACTATTCGCGAGCGTTTAGAAAAAGCAGTTGCTGATCTTTCCGTAAACTTGGATGCGAATAGATTTGAACAAGAACTAATCTACTATCTAGAAAAATACGACATAACGGAAGAAAAAGTACGTTTAAATAATCATTTAGATTATTTCTTGACGACATTAAAATCAGTAGATTCTAACGGAAGAAAATTAGGGTTTATTTGCCAAGAAATTGGTAGAGAAGTAAATACTATTGGTTCTAAAGCTAATTTTGCACCCTTGCAACAAGTGGTCGTGCAAATGAAAGATGAATTAGAAAAGATTAAAGAACAAATGTTAAACGTATTGTAA
- the gmk gene encoding guanylate kinase yields the protein MKGGKLIIFSAPSGSGKTTIVRHLLEKNDLNLAFSISATSRPRRGKEKNGEHYYFMSLSEFKRHIKNDDFLEWEEVYRDNFYGTLKTEVERLWAEGKNVIFDIDVVGGLRIKKKFPEQTLAVFVKPPSVDELKIRLKKRSTESDDKINMRIAKASVELATAPQFDRIIKNYDLDTALEESYKLVQEFLASKKEE from the coding sequence ATGAAGGGAGGAAAGCTTATTATATTTTCTGCACCTTCAGGAAGTGGAAAAACGACTATCGTCAGGCACTTGTTAGAGAAAAACGATTTAAATCTCGCTTTTTCAATTTCAGCAACGTCTAGGCCGAGAAGAGGAAAAGAAAAAAATGGAGAGCATTATTATTTTATGTCACTCTCAGAATTTAAAAGACATATTAAAAATGATGACTTTTTAGAATGGGAAGAAGTATACAGAGATAATTTTTACGGAACACTAAAGACGGAAGTAGAGCGTTTATGGGCAGAAGGTAAAAATGTAATTTTTGATATTGATGTTGTTGGAGGTTTAAGAATAAAAAAGAAGTTCCCTGAGCAAACTTTAGCGGTATTTGTAAAACCGCCGAGTGTAGATGAACTTAAAATAAGATTAAAAAAACGCAGCACAGAAAGTGATGATAAAATAAACATGCGTATTGCTAAAGCATCTGTAGAATTAGCGACAGCACCACAGTTTGATAGAATCATTAAAAATTACGACTTGGATACTGCTTTGGAGGAATCATACAAATTGGTTCAAGAATTTTTGGCATCTAAAAAGGAGGAGTAG
- the nadD gene encoding nicotinate (nicotinamide) nucleotide adenylyltransferase yields the protein MKKVGLYFGTFNPIHIGHLIIANHMVEFSDLDEVWFVITPQSPFKTKKSLLDNQHRYQMVLEATEAYDKLKPSTIEFNLPQPNYTVTTLAYLSEKYPSGYDFSLIMGEDNLKSFHKWKNYEVILENYSIHVYPRLSDGKIEHQFLGHPKIFRVDDAPIMEISSTFIRQKHKEGKNVKPMLPLEVWKYIDEMNFYKK from the coding sequence TTGAAAAAAGTCGGTTTATATTTCGGTACATTCAATCCAATTCATATTGGTCATTTGATTATTGCTAATCATATGGTAGAGTTTTCGGATCTTGATGAGGTTTGGTTTGTTATAACACCACAAAGCCCATTTAAGACAAAAAAATCGCTATTAGACAACCAACATAGGTATCAAATGGTTTTAGAAGCCACAGAGGCCTATGATAAGCTAAAACCTAGTACGATTGAGTTTAATCTTCCGCAACCAAATTATACAGTAACTACATTAGCTTATCTTTCTGAGAAATACCCGAGTGGATATGATTTCTCTTTGATTATGGGAGAAGATAATCTTAAGAGCTTTCATAAATGGAAGAATTACGAGGTTATACTTGAAAATTATTCTATTCATGTATACCCTCGTCTTTCAGATGGAAAAATAGAACATCAATTTTTGGGTCACCCTAAAATATTTAGAGTTGATGATGCTCCTATTATGGAGATTTCTTCCACATTTATTCGTCAGAAACACAAGGAAGGTAAAAATGTTAAGCCCATGCTACCTTTAGAAGTTTGGAAATATATAGATGAAATGAATTTTTATAAAAAATAA
- a CDS encoding zinc-dependent metalloprotease produces MKKLLVLLICLSMTSFEGIQAQKKKNKKSKSVEKTTTKPKDKSAIKEYAAVITKEAITDDGLFKTHQVKKEYFYEIPFNVLNRDMLWVSRIAQIPSGLGGGYMNAGSKTNEQVVHWVRFQDKVLLKIKSFSNIASSAKAISKSVLVNNYEPTLYAFDIKAFNTDSTAVVINVTKFFSEDVPAISGLSSRLRKEYKVKKLDASRSFVNSIKSFPENIEVKQDFTYSASEPPTQSKLEAISLQMNQSMILLPEEPMQPRLYDPRVGFFTVSQNDYGSTALKSDEKKYIRRWRLEPKDPEAYARGELVEPVKPIVYYLDPGTPENLKAYMKQGIEDWQKPFETAGFKNAIIAKDAPTPEEDPEFSPEDIRYSVVRYVASTTRNAVGPSVSDPRSGEIIESDIIWYHNHLRSYRNRYLLETGAANPSARTLDTPEAEIGEMMRMVIAHEVGHALGFPHNMAASYAYPVASLRDGAFTQEFGLAASLMDYTRYNYVAQPGDKNVRFIRQMGPYDHYATNWGYRYIANASSAAEEVPVLNKWILEKANDPKYKFGRQSSTFDPQSQTEGVGDDPVAASTYGLKNLKYVAANLPAWTSDKTNNYDDLEELYGELLGVYSRYVGHVVTNIGGVFEDLKTPEQGGFIYTHLDEKSQKASMQWLQKNIFDTPEWLINKAILQNIDHAGYFEKVRKLQERHLNSLLSFDRLGRLIDAETTDINYYSALEMLRDLRSGMWSEANSAKNVSIYRRNLQRSYIDRMGYLLIEENTARRSRRSGFEGAINYDVATSDVRALVRGELTTLRSRLKSARNSGVNTVTKYHYDDAVARINDFLDTTSGK; encoded by the coding sequence ATGAAAAAACTACTAGTACTGCTTATTTGCCTTTCTATGACTTCTTTTGAAGGTATCCAAGCACAGAAAAAGAAAAACAAAAAATCTAAATCAGTTGAAAAAACCACGACAAAACCAAAAGACAAAAGTGCAATTAAAGAGTATGCAGCTGTAATTACAAAAGAAGCAATTACTGACGATGGTTTATTTAAAACGCATCAAGTAAAAAAAGAGTACTTCTATGAAATACCTTTTAATGTATTAAATAGAGACATGCTTTGGGTAAGTAGAATTGCTCAAATACCTAGTGGTTTAGGTGGTGGCTATATGAATGCGGGTTCTAAGACTAATGAACAAGTGGTGCATTGGGTACGTTTTCAAGATAAGGTCTTATTAAAAATCAAATCATTTTCTAATATTGCTTCGAGTGCAAAAGCAATCTCGAAATCTGTTCTGGTGAATAATTATGAACCTACATTATATGCTTTTGATATTAAAGCATTTAATACGGACTCTACTGCTGTGGTTATTAATGTAACGAAGTTTTTTTCTGAAGATGTGCCTGCCATAAGTGGGCTATCAAGCAGATTGCGTAAAGAATATAAAGTAAAAAAATTAGATGCTTCTAGAAGTTTCGTTAATAGTATTAAGAGTTTTCCTGAAAATATTGAGGTGAAGCAAGACTTTACCTACTCTGCTTCAGAGCCACCAACACAATCTAAGTTGGAAGCTATTAGTCTTCAAATGAATCAATCAATGATCTTGTTGCCTGAGGAACCAATGCAGCCAAGGTTGTATGATCCAAGAGTAGGATTTTTTACGGTGAGCCAGAATGATTATGGCAGTACGGCATTAAAGTCAGACGAGAAAAAGTATATCAGGCGTTGGAGGTTGGAGCCAAAAGACCCTGAGGCATATGCACGAGGGGAATTGGTAGAGCCTGTAAAGCCAATTGTTTATTATTTAGATCCTGGTACTCCAGAGAATTTAAAAGCCTATATGAAGCAAGGTATAGAGGACTGGCAAAAGCCTTTTGAAACAGCAGGGTTTAAAAATGCCATTATAGCAAAAGATGCACCAACACCAGAGGAAGATCCTGAATTTAGCCCTGAAGATATTCGGTATTCTGTAGTGCGTTACGTAGCAAGTACAACAAGGAATGCTGTAGGCCCTAGTGTTTCAGATCCAAGAAGTGGAGAAATTATTGAAAGTGATATTATTTGGTATCATAACCATTTAAGAAGTTATAGAAACCGATATTTATTAGAAACGGGAGCAGCAAATCCATCGGCACGAACTTTGGATACTCCTGAAGCTGAAATAGGAGAAATGATGCGTATGGTTATTGCTCATGAAGTAGGGCATGCTTTAGGTTTCCCTCATAATATGGCAGCAAGTTACGCATACCCTGTAGCATCTTTAAGAGATGGTGCGTTTACGCAAGAGTTTGGCTTAGCAGCAAGTTTAATGGATTATACACGGTATAACTATGTTGCCCAGCCCGGTGATAAGAATGTTCGTTTTATTCGTCAAATGGGACCTTATGATCATTATGCTACCAATTGGGGTTATCGGTATATTGCAAATGCTAGTTCCGCTGCGGAAGAGGTACCAGTATTAAATAAATGGATTCTAGAAAAAGCGAATGATCCCAAATATAAATTCGGAAGGCAGTCTAGCACTTTTGATCCACAATCACAAACTGAAGGGGTAGGTGATGATCCTGTTGCAGCAAGTACTTATGGTTTAAAAAATTTAAAATATGTAGCGGCTAATTTGCCAGCATGGACCTCTGATAAAACTAATAATTATGATGATTTAGAAGAGTTGTATGGAGAATTATTAGGTGTTTATAGTCGTTATGTAGGTCATGTGGTAACCAATATTGGCGGTGTTTTTGAAGATTTAAAAACTCCCGAACAAGGCGGGTTCATCTACACACATCTTGATGAGAAATCTCAAAAAGCATCGATGCAATGGTTGCAAAAAAATATATTTGATACTCCAGAATGGCTAATTAATAAAGCGATTCTTCAAAATATTGATCATGCAGGTTATTTTGAAAAGGTGCGAAAGTTGCAAGAGCGTCATTTAAATTCATTATTGAGTTTTGATCGATTAGGTAGATTAATTGATGCAGAGACAACAGATATCAATTATTACAGTGCTTTAGAAATGTTACGAGATTTGCGTTCTGGTATGTGGAGTGAAGCAAATAGTGCTAAGAATGTGTCAATTTATAGAAGAAACTTGCAGCGTTCTTATATAGATAGAATGGGCTATTTACTTATCGAAGAAAATACGGCAAGACGCTCTCGTAGATCAGGATTTGAAGGAGCAATTAATTATGATGTTGCCACATCAGATGTGCGAGCATTGGTTCGAGGTGAGTTAACTACATTGCGCTCTCGACTTAAAAGTGCTAGAAACTCAGGAGTAAATACAGTGACAAAGTATCATTATGACGATGCCGTTGCACGTATTAATGATTTCCTTGATACAACTTCTGGAAAATAA
- a CDS encoding inorganic phosphate transporter: protein MGENIYLFMIVALAVLAITDLVVGVSNDAVNFLNSAIGSKAVSFRTIMIVASVGIALGAVSSSGMMDIAKTGIFNPNNFVFSEVMIIFMAVMITDILLLDFFNTLGMPTSTTVSIVFELLGAAVAISILKILDADGSLSTLGEYINTDKATEIIIGILLSVVIAFTVGAIVQFFSRLLITFKFEKQAKWVGAVFGGFAITAIIYFIIVKGLKSASILDGPISEFIATQTNAFILLNFVFWSLFSLLLTSVFKTNIYKLIILLGTFALAMAFAGNDLVNFIGVPIAALQSYQDWTASGILPTEYGMSGLTNAVQTPILLLLLSGAIMVLTIWFSSKAKNVVKTSVDLSRQDEGEERFEPNFLSRQIVRLSVKASESFSSIIPNSAQGHINTRFEKLAPSVLKVKEQDKPAFDLVRAAVNLMVASILISLATSMKLPLSTTYVTFMVAMGSSLADKAWGAESAVYRVAGVLNVIGGWFFTAIIAFVASAIIAICINYGGTIAIGIFLTLAFLMIFRNYFKQSKKAQEIKAEDSLRKSESSSIQGVIEESANNISTVVRRSNKIYTIAIDGLARQDLDALKKNKKQVNKLSTEIDELRDNIFYFIKNLDEASIGASNFYISILGYLQDMAQSLEYISKVSHKHIHNNHKKLKYNQIKELKEIDSKLESVFNETKIAFETRSFEKIGNIIKNKNEAFDLVSQKIKKQVERTRTEESSPKNTTLYFSLLQETKDLLMALMNLLELYYNEHDSSVEPAKVDLSNQITK, encoded by the coding sequence ATGGGTGAAAATATTTATTTGTTCATGATTGTTGCCCTTGCGGTATTAGCAATCACGGATTTAGTGGTTGGCGTTAGTAACGATGCAGTGAATTTTCTGAATTCAGCAATTGGTTCTAAGGCCGTTTCTTTTAGAACTATCATGATTGTTGCTAGTGTTGGTATTGCTCTTGGAGCGGTTTCTTCAAGCGGAATGATGGACATTGCAAAAACAGGTATTTTTAATCCAAATAATTTTGTGTTCTCAGAGGTCATGATCATTTTCATGGCAGTGATGATCACTGATATTCTTCTCTTAGATTTTTTCAACACACTAGGGATGCCTACTTCAACTACAGTTTCTATTGTATTTGAACTCTTAGGAGCCGCTGTTGCAATTTCTATTCTAAAAATCCTTGATGCAGACGGAAGTTTATCTACCCTAGGAGAATATATTAATACAGATAAAGCCACAGAAATAATCATAGGAATTTTACTTTCAGTAGTTATTGCATTCACTGTTGGAGCTATTGTACAGTTTTTCTCTCGTTTGCTTATTACTTTTAAGTTTGAAAAGCAAGCAAAATGGGTTGGTGCTGTTTTTGGTGGGTTTGCTATTACTGCAATTATCTATTTCATAATCGTAAAAGGATTGAAAAGTGCTTCTATACTAGATGGTCCTATTTCTGAATTTATTGCAACTCAGACCAATGCATTCATCCTTTTAAATTTTGTGTTTTGGAGTTTATTTTCACTTTTACTTACAAGCGTTTTTAAGACAAATATTTATAAATTAATTATTCTACTTGGAACCTTCGCTTTAGCTATGGCCTTTGCAGGTAATGATTTAGTAAACTTTATTGGAGTTCCTATTGCTGCCTTACAATCGTATCAGGATTGGACTGCTTCTGGTATTTTACCAACGGAATACGGTATGTCTGGCCTAACTAACGCTGTACAAACACCAATACTACTGCTTTTACTTTCAGGAGCTATTATGGTCTTAACCATTTGGTTTTCTTCTAAGGCAAAAAATGTGGTTAAAACTAGTGTAGACCTTTCTAGACAAGATGAGGGAGAAGAACGTTTTGAGCCTAACTTTTTATCGCGCCAAATTGTACGTTTATCCGTAAAAGCCTCCGAATCTTTTTCTTCTATAATCCCGAATAGCGCACAGGGTCATATAAATACTCGCTTTGAGAAACTAGCACCTTCTGTACTGAAAGTAAAAGAACAAGACAAACCCGCCTTTGACCTAGTAAGAGCAGCAGTAAACCTTATGGTTGCTAGTATTTTAATCTCATTAGCTACCTCAATGAAACTGCCATTATCTACAACTTATGTAACTTTCATGGTCGCTATGGGTTCTTCTTTAGCGGATAAAGCTTGGGGCGCAGAAAGTGCTGTATACAGAGTTGCAGGTGTTTTAAATGTTATCGGTGGATGGTTTTTTACTGCAATAATAGCTTTTGTAGCTTCTGCAATCATTGCTATATGTATTAATTACGGTGGCACTATCGCAATAGGTATTTTCTTAACCTTGGCTTTTCTAATGATTTTTAGAAATTACTTCAAACAAAGTAAAAAAGCGCAAGAAATTAAAGCTGAAGATAGCCTTAGAAAATCTGAAAGCAGCTCTATACAAGGCGTGATAGAAGAAAGTGCTAATAATATTTCTACAGTAGTTAGACGCAGTAACAAAATCTACACTATAGCCATTGACGGATTGGCTCGTCAAGATTTAGACGCGCTAAAAAAGAACAAAAAGCAGGTTAATAAGCTCTCCACAGAAATTGACGAATTACGAGACAATATCTTCTATTTTATAAAGAATTTAGATGAAGCCAGTATTGGTGCCAGTAATTTCTACATCAGTATTTTAGGATACTTACAAGATATGGCACAATCGCTAGAATACATCAGTAAAGTAAGCCATAAGCACATTCACAATAATCATAAGAAACTTAAATACAACCAAATTAAAGAATTAAAAGAGATTGATTCGAAGCTAGAAAGTGTTTTTAATGAAACTAAGATTGCTTTTGAAACGAGGTCTTTTGAAAAGATTGGAAATATTATTAAAAATAAGAATGAAGCCTTTGATTTAGTATCTCAGAAAATAAAGAAACAAGTAGAAAGAACGAGAACAGAAGAATCTAGCCCTAAAAATACTACCTTATACTTTTCTCTACTACAAGAAACTAAAGACCTCCTAATGGCTTTAATGAATCTTTTAGAATTGTATTACAATGAGCATGATAGTTCTGTAGAACCTGCTAAGGTTGATTTATCTAATCAAATCACTAAATAA
- a CDS encoding carboxypeptidase-like regulatory domain-containing protein: MNKAFSIILFFFTIVTFSQNKGTIMGNVSDIELENEALLFASVQIKDTQNVAQTNFHGNYEFKNITSGDYILVFSFLGYESKEIAVSVKNDEISKINGALKSKTIAIDLLSDEEIVATEKSESTISKRNPSLK, encoded by the coding sequence ATGAATAAAGCATTTAGTATCATACTTTTCTTTTTTACAATAGTTACCTTTTCACAAAATAAGGGAACAATTATGGGCAATGTTTCTGATATAGAATTAGAAAATGAAGCGTTACTATTCGCTTCTGTTCAAATTAAAGACACCCAAAATGTTGCGCAAACTAATTTCCACGGAAATTATGAGTTTAAAAATATTACCTCTGGAGACTATATTTTGGTATTTAGTTTTCTAGGGTATGAATCAAAAGAAATTGCTGTTTCTGTGAAAAATGATGAAATCTCTAAAATAAATGGAGCGTTAAAATCTAAAACGATAGCGATTGATTTACTTTCTGATGAAGAAATTGTAGCTACCGAAAAATCAGAAAGCACCATTTCTAAAAGAAATCCTTCTTTAAAATAA